Genomic segment of Parvularculales bacterium:
TTTACGCGGGAAGAATTGATCCATTACGGCGGGCTCGAAACAACTCCCCCCGAAGAACAGCCAGCGCAGATATGTGGCACGCTCCATCGTTGCCCCGGGTGCAGGAGAGAGTTTCGATTGCGGGTAGGCGTCAGCGAGGTATGACAGGATAGCGCCTGTTTCAGATACCGTAACACCGCCATGTTGAAGAACAGGGACTTTCTTCATAGGGTTGAGAGCACTGAAATTTTCCTGAGTCTGATCACCATCATTCAGATTTATGATATGTAAATCATAGTCAATACCGAGTTCTTCAAGCATGCATAAAGACATCGAAGATCGTGTATGCGGGGCATGATGTAAAATTGGTTTTGGGTACTCCATTGGTCTCTCCTTGCCGATGATTGTTTTCATCTCAAACTATGGGGTGTTGAGGATATCCAGAAGCTTATCGAAACATTCACTCCAGCCACCATTGTGATTGTCGCGGGAATCTTCTGAACTTAGACCTTGTTGTGTGAAAGTCATTTTCGTCTTGCCATCTGATAACTCCTCCAAATCCACTGTGCACAGTGTCTCAAAGTTTGGTATGGCGCCGCCTATGTCACTCTTCCAGGCATGGGTAAAAACCAGTCTTTCAGGTTTTACTATCTCACGGTATTCGCCAGCATAGCGTATTTCATCACCAGCTGAATTGATCATGCAAGCTTCATATGATCCTCCGGCCTGGATCTT
This window contains:
- a CDS encoding glutathione S-transferase family protein; this encodes MKTIIGKERPMEYPKPILHHAPHTRSSMSLCMLEELGIDYDLHIINLNDGDQTQENFSALNPMKKVPVLQHGGVTVSETGAILSYLADAYPQSKLSPAPGATMERATYLRWLFFGGSCFEPAVMDQFFPRKEPLNPGQAAWGDFTRVLDTLREGLTGKEYLLGENFSAADILIGNQVVFAIKYESIDPKQEPAIAAYAARCESRPAWKRAREKDEKHPYPSTKK
- a CDS encoding SRPBCC domain-containing protein, encoding MDQAKENEFILVIERVFDAPRERVWKAWTDHELRMKWMSPDGLYVGEDEGKIQAGGSYEACMINSAGDEIRYAGEYREIVKPERLVFTHAWKSDIGGAIPNFETLCTVDLEELSDGKTKMTFTQQGLSSEDSRDNHNGGWSECFDKLLDILNTP